A region of Micromonospora sp. WMMD882 DNA encodes the following proteins:
- a CDS encoding SRPBCC family protein codes for MIGPGGSEELREAARPGAGEVTATVIVEAPAERVFAALTAWERQSEWIPFTTVRVVEGDGGEGSLIEAVTAVGPAMLRDEMRVVRVDAPYEVGVVHCGRLLRGPGVLRCTPMGPDRTQVVWHEWFHLPGGPAGRLAWPVLWPGSKVSLTQALRKFGRLVEQGRLP; via the coding sequence GTGATCGGACCAGGTGGGTCGGAGGAGCTGCGCGAGGCGGCCCGGCCGGGGGCCGGTGAGGTCACCGCCACGGTGATCGTCGAGGCCCCCGCCGAGCGGGTCTTCGCCGCCCTCACCGCCTGGGAACGACAGTCGGAGTGGATTCCGTTCACCACCGTCCGGGTGGTCGAGGGCGACGGCGGGGAGGGCAGCCTGATCGAGGCGGTCACCGCCGTCGGGCCGGCCATGCTGCGCGACGAGATGCGGGTGGTCCGGGTCGACGCGCCGTACGAGGTGGGGGTGGTCCACTGCGGTCGGCTGCTGCGCGGCCCCGGTGTGCTGCGCTGCACCCCGATGGGCCCGGACCGGACCCAGGTGGTCTGGCACGAGTGGTTCCACCTGCCGGGCGGCCCGGCCGGGCGGCTCGCCTGGCCGGTGCTCTGGCCCGGCTCCAAGGTGAGCCTCACCCAGGCGCTCCGGAAGTTCGGCCGGCTGGTCGAGCAGGGCCGGCTGCCCTGA
- a CDS encoding DivIVA domain-containing protein, which produces MGQLLLLLVVALTVAAVVFGVTVLVTGRDPGLAPVEPDGRAVPLPGGRPLAEPDIGGVRFDTALRGYRMDQVDQAMRRAAYDIGYKSELIEVLEAEVDALRDGRAAEAEKLRETRLSAAATATPVTPDATGETATGETATDVPGKTATVDGDAPAASETAAPADAASEPAAPASVASEPAAPKVAADGLTVRRPVAEPAGDPVEPAGDATEPAGDPAEPAGDATERAGKASSPGAGVVAGSEPA; this is translated from the coding sequence ATGGGTCAGCTTCTGCTCCTGCTGGTCGTGGCGTTGACCGTCGCGGCGGTGGTTTTCGGTGTGACGGTTCTGGTGACCGGCCGCGATCCGGGCCTGGCGCCGGTCGAGCCGGACGGTCGGGCGGTGCCGCTGCCCGGTGGCCGTCCGCTCGCCGAGCCGGACATCGGTGGGGTCCGTTTCGATACCGCGCTGCGCGGGTACCGGATGGACCAGGTCGACCAGGCGATGCGCCGGGCGGCGTACGACATCGGGTACAAGTCCGAGTTGATCGAGGTGCTGGAAGCGGAGGTCGACGCCTTGCGGGACGGACGAGCCGCCGAGGCCGAGAAGCTGCGCGAGACGCGGCTCAGCGCCGCCGCCACGGCGACCCCCGTGACGCCCGACGCCACCGGGGAGACCGCCACCGGGGAGACCGCCACCGACGTCCCCGGGAAGACCGCTACCGTCGATGGTGACGCTCCCGCCGCGTCGGAAACCGCGGCCCCGGCGGACGCCGCTTCGGAGCCGGCCGCTCCGGCCTCCGTCGCGTCGGAGCCGGCCGCTCCGAAGGTCGCCGCCGACGGGCTCACCGTCCGTCGCCCCGTCGCCGAGCCGGCCGGGGACCCCGTCGAGCCGGCCGGGGACGCCACCGAGCCGGCCGGGGACCCCGCCGAGCCGGCCGGGGACGCCACCGAGCGGGCCGGGAAGGCGTCGTCGCCCGGCGCCGGAGTGGTCGCCGGGTCGGAGCCGGCGTGA
- the folP gene encoding dihydropteroate synthase, which produces MAGALRLGGRTFAPGDLVVMAIVNRTPDSFFDRGATYAADSALRAVEQAVDEGAEIIDIGGVKAGPGEDVDVAEEIRRTVDTIAAVRAGFPDVVISIDTWRAEVAVEAVAAGADLLNDTWSGADPALARVAADTGAGLVCSHAGGLTPRTRPHRAAFDDVVTDVLTTVTGLADRAVSLGVRPDGILIDPAHDFGKNTRHSLEITRRLGELAGTGWPLLVALSNKDFIGETLDLPVAERLEGTLAATAVSAWLGARVFRAHQVRQTRRVLDMVASIRGDRPPVLTRRGLA; this is translated from the coding sequence ATGGCCGGGGCGCTACGACTCGGTGGACGCACGTTCGCTCCGGGCGACCTGGTGGTGATGGCGATCGTCAACCGCACGCCGGACTCGTTCTTCGACCGGGGCGCCACCTACGCCGCCGACAGCGCGCTGCGCGCCGTCGAGCAGGCGGTGGACGAGGGCGCGGAGATCATCGACATCGGCGGGGTCAAGGCCGGCCCCGGCGAGGACGTCGACGTCGCCGAGGAGATCCGCCGTACGGTCGACACGATCGCGGCCGTACGGGCCGGCTTTCCCGACGTGGTCATCTCGATCGACACCTGGCGGGCCGAGGTGGCGGTGGAGGCGGTGGCCGCCGGGGCGGACCTGCTCAACGACACCTGGTCCGGCGCGGATCCGGCGCTCGCCCGGGTGGCCGCCGACACCGGCGCGGGGCTGGTCTGCTCGCACGCCGGCGGGCTGACGCCGCGGACCCGACCGCACCGGGCGGCCTTCGACGACGTGGTGACGGACGTGCTCACCACGGTGACCGGGCTGGCCGATCGCGCGGTCTCGCTCGGGGTGCGTCCGGACGGCATCCTGATCGACCCGGCGCACGACTTCGGCAAGAACACCCGGCACTCCCTGGAGATCACCCGGCGGCTGGGCGAGCTGGCCGGCACCGGCTGGCCGCTGCTGGTGGCCCTGTCGAACAAGGACTTCATCGGCGAGACGCTGGACCTGCCGGTGGCCGAGCGGCTGGAGGGCACGCTGGCCGCCACCGCCGTGTCGGCCTGGCTGGGCGCGCGGGTGTTCCGGGCGCACCAGGTACGGCAGACCCGGCGGGTGTTGGACATGGTGGCCTCGATCCGGGGCGACCGGCCGCCCGTCCTGACCCGTCGCGGCCTCGCCTGA
- the ndhC gene encoding NADH-quinone oxidoreductase subunit A: MGGYLGSYATLGLLLGASVLFFLVAFSANRVLRPARPADPPGKRASYECGLDPVGGDWAQAQIRYYVYAYLYVLFAVEAVFLFPWAVVFDRPGFGLVTVAEMGIFVAVLALGVLYAWRKNILRWT, encoded by the coding sequence ATGGGTGGATACCTGGGCTCGTACGCGACGCTCGGGCTGCTGCTGGGCGCGAGCGTCCTCTTCTTCCTGGTGGCGTTCTCGGCCAACCGGGTGTTACGTCCGGCCCGCCCGGCCGACCCGCCCGGCAAACGCGCCAGCTACGAGTGCGGCCTCGACCCGGTGGGCGGCGACTGGGCGCAGGCGCAGATCCGCTACTACGTCTACGCCTACCTGTACGTGCTCTTCGCCGTCGAGGCGGTGTTCCTCTTCCCCTGGGCGGTGGTCTTCGACCGGCCCGGCTTCGGGCTGGTCACGGTCGCCGAGATGGGCATCTTCGTGGCCGTGCTCGCGTTGGGCGTCCTCTACGCCTGGCGGAAGAACATCCTCCGCTGGACCTGA
- a CDS encoding 2-oxoacid:acceptor oxidoreductase subunit alpha, producing MSKQIRQLDRVVIRFAGDSGDGMQLTGDRFTSETAQLGNDISTLPNFPAEIRAPAGTLPGVSSFQVHFADYDILTPGDAPNVLVAMNPAALKANLHDLPRGADIIVNTDEFTKRNLAKVGYQSNPLEDDTLSGWAVHPVALTSMTVGALAELEVSKKDAERAKNMFALGLLSWMYSRPYESTLRFLERKFATRPHLVAANIAAFKAGWNFGETTDSFSVRYEVKPAKMQPGTYRNITGNAALSLGLVAAGVRSGLPVFLGAYPITPASDILHELSKHKRFGVVTMQAEDEIAAVGAALGASYGGALGITTTSGPGVALKSETISLAVALELPLVIVDVQRAGPSTGMPTKTEQADLNMALYGRHGEAPVAVIAPKSPSDCFHAALEAARIALTYRTPVLLLSDNYVANGSEPWLLPEVASLPDLRVDFATAPNSEDGKSFLPYLRDPETLARPWAVPGTPGLEHRIGGLEKADKTGDISYDPTNHDFMVRTRAARIETIPVPDIEVEDPNGDARVLVLGWGSTYGPIGAACRRVRQRGLSVAQAHLRHLAPMPKNLGEVLRSYDRVVIPEMNLGQLAQVIRGRYLVDAIAYNQVRGLPFTAAELETMLEEVLKNV from the coding sequence GTGAGCAAGCAGATCCGCCAACTCGACCGGGTGGTCATCCGGTTCGCCGGTGACTCCGGCGACGGCATGCAACTCACCGGCGACCGGTTCACCTCCGAGACGGCGCAGCTCGGCAACGACATCTCCACCCTGCCGAACTTCCCGGCCGAGATCCGCGCCCCCGCCGGCACCCTCCCCGGGGTGTCCAGCTTCCAGGTCCACTTCGCCGACTACGACATCCTCACCCCGGGTGACGCGCCGAACGTGCTGGTCGCGATGAACCCGGCGGCGCTCAAGGCGAACCTGCACGACCTGCCCCGGGGCGCGGACATCATCGTCAACACCGACGAGTTCACCAAACGCAACCTCGCCAAGGTGGGTTACCAGAGCAACCCGCTGGAGGACGACACCCTCTCCGGCTGGGCGGTGCACCCGGTCGCGCTGACCTCGATGACGGTCGGCGCGCTCGCCGAGCTGGAGGTGTCCAAGAAGGACGCCGAGCGGGCCAAGAACATGTTCGCCCTCGGCCTGCTCTCCTGGATGTACTCCCGCCCGTACGAGTCGACCCTGCGGTTCCTGGAGCGCAAGTTCGCCACCCGGCCGCACCTGGTCGCCGCGAACATCGCCGCGTTCAAGGCCGGCTGGAACTTCGGCGAGACCACCGACTCCTTCTCCGTGCGGTACGAGGTCAAGCCGGCGAAGATGCAGCCGGGCACCTACCGCAACATCACCGGCAACGCGGCGCTGTCGCTGGGGCTGGTCGCCGCCGGGGTGCGCTCCGGGCTGCCGGTGTTCCTCGGCGCGTACCCGATCACCCCGGCCTCGGACATCCTGCACGAGCTGAGCAAGCACAAGCGGTTCGGCGTGGTCACCATGCAGGCCGAGGACGAGATCGCCGCGGTCGGCGCGGCGCTCGGCGCGTCGTACGGCGGCGCGCTCGGCATCACCACCACCAGCGGCCCGGGCGTGGCGCTCAAGAGCGAGACGATCTCGCTCGCGGTGGCGCTGGAGCTACCCCTGGTGATCGTGGACGTGCAGCGGGCCGGGCCGTCCACCGGCATGCCCACCAAGACCGAGCAGGCCGACCTGAACATGGCCCTGTACGGCCGGCACGGCGAGGCCCCGGTCGCGGTGATCGCCCCGAAGTCCCCCTCCGACTGCTTCCACGCGGCGCTGGAGGCGGCCCGGATCGCGTTGACCTACCGCACGCCGGTGCTGCTGCTGTCGGACAACTACGTCGCCAACGGCTCCGAGCCGTGGCTGCTGCCCGAGGTGGCGTCCCTGCCCGACCTGCGGGTCGACTTCGCCACCGCGCCCAACAGCGAGGACGGCAAGAGCTTCCTGCCGTACCTGCGGGACCCGGAGACCCTGGCCCGGCCGTGGGCCGTGCCGGGCACGCCGGGCCTGGAGCACCGCATCGGCGGTCTGGAGAAGGCCGACAAGACCGGCGACATCTCGTACGACCCGACGAACCACGACTTCATGGTCCGGACCCGGGCGGCCCGGATCGAGACGATCCCGGTGCCCGACATCGAGGTCGAGGACCCGAACGGCGACGCCCGGGTGCTGGTGCTCGGCTGGGGCTCCACGTACGGCCCGATCGGCGCGGCCTGCCGCCGGGTACGTCAGCGCGGTCTCTCCGTCGCCCAGGCGCACCTGCGACACCTGGCCCCGATGCCGAAGAACCTCGGCGAGGTGCTGCGCTCCTACGACCGCGTGGTCATCCCCGAGATGAACCTCGGCCAGCTCGCCCAGGTGATCCGGGGCCGCTACCTGGTCGACGCGATCGCGTACAACCAGGTCCGCGGCCTGCCGTTCACCGCCGCCGAGCTGGAGACGATGCTGGAAGAGGTCCTGAAGAATGTCTGA
- a CDS encoding 2-oxoacid:ferredoxin oxidoreductase subunit beta, whose product MSEPVALKLTTKDFKSDQEVRWCPGCGDYAILAAVQQFMPELNIPRENTVFVSGIGCSSRFPYYMNTYGMHSIHGRAPAIATGLSVSRPDLSVWVVTGDGDALSIGGNHLIHALRRNVNLKILLFNNRIYGLTKGQYSPTSEVGKITKSTPAGSADAPFNPISLALGAEATFVGRTIDSDRKHLQSVLRAAAEHEGSAFVEIYQNCNIFNDGAFDQLKDADTRDDFLIRLEHGKPITFGRDGQFCVVHPPGAFGLEVRETAGTPAEQIMAHDATVADPAYAFALSRLPGLDLRNTPIGVFRSVRRPTYDSTVQQQVTEAKAKVTETPEQQLAALLGSGDTWTIL is encoded by the coding sequence ATGTCTGAGCCCGTCGCCCTCAAGCTCACCACCAAGGACTTCAAGTCCGACCAGGAGGTGCGCTGGTGCCCCGGCTGCGGCGACTACGCGATCCTCGCCGCCGTGCAGCAGTTCATGCCGGAGCTGAACATCCCCCGGGAGAACACCGTCTTCGTCTCGGGGATCGGCTGCTCCTCGCGGTTCCCGTACTACATGAACACGTACGGGATGCACTCGATCCACGGCCGCGCGCCGGCGATCGCCACCGGCCTGTCGGTGTCCCGGCCGGACCTGTCGGTCTGGGTGGTCACCGGCGACGGTGACGCCCTCTCCATCGGCGGCAACCACCTGATCCACGCGCTGCGCCGCAACGTCAACCTCAAGATCCTGCTGTTCAACAACCGGATCTACGGGCTGACCAAGGGGCAGTACTCCCCCACCTCCGAGGTCGGCAAGATCACCAAGTCGACCCCGGCCGGCTCGGCGGACGCCCCGTTCAACCCGATCTCGCTGGCGCTGGGGGCGGAGGCGACCTTCGTCGGCCGCACCATCGACTCCGACCGCAAGCACCTCCAGTCGGTGCTGCGCGCCGCCGCCGAACACGAGGGCTCGGCCTTCGTGGAGATCTACCAGAACTGCAACATCTTCAACGACGGCGCGTTCGACCAGCTCAAGGACGCCGACACCCGGGACGACTTCCTGATCCGGCTGGAGCACGGCAAGCCGATCACGTTCGGCCGGGACGGCCAGTTCTGCGTGGTGCACCCGCCCGGCGCCTTCGGGCTGGAGGTCCGGGAGACCGCCGGCACCCCCGCCGAGCAGATCATGGCGCACGACGCCACGGTCGCCGACCCGGCGTACGCGTTCGCGCTGAGCCGGCTGCCCGGCCTGGACCTGCGCAACACCCCGATCGGCGTGTTCCGCTCGGTGCGGCGGCCCACCTACGACAGCACCGTGCAGCAGCAGGTCACCGAGGCGAAGGCCAAGGTCACCGAGACGCCCGAGCAGCAGCTCGCCGCCCTGCTCGGCAGCGGCGACACCTGGACGATCCTCTGA
- a CDS encoding NAD(P)H-dependent oxidoreductase — protein sequence MEGQQMAHLLHIDSSIQGEQSISRRLTARAAAAWRAAHPDGAVTYRDLGRDPLPHLDTAGGRARMTPPDQHTPAEAASWRLTEEVVAEVARADTILLGLPLYNYGAPSSVKAWVDHLIAPGIAFDPATGAGLLGGRDFVVLATRGGGYGPGAPRHGWDHAEPWLPHGISMTGLEPRFICAELTLAPVNPAMAGLIPLYEQSLADAERAVDELWTPAGVAA from the coding sequence ATGGAGGGACAACAGATGGCCCACCTGCTGCACATCGACTCGAGCATCCAGGGTGAGCAGTCGATCAGTCGGCGGCTCACCGCGCGGGCCGCCGCGGCCTGGCGCGCCGCGCACCCGGACGGCGCCGTCACCTACCGGGACCTCGGCCGGGACCCGCTGCCGCACCTGGACACCGCCGGAGGGAGGGCCCGGATGACGCCGCCGGACCAGCACACCCCGGCCGAGGCGGCGTCCTGGCGGCTGACCGAAGAGGTGGTGGCCGAGGTGGCGCGGGCCGACACGATCCTGCTCGGGCTGCCGCTGTACAACTACGGCGCGCCGAGCAGCGTGAAGGCCTGGGTGGACCACCTGATCGCCCCCGGCATCGCGTTCGACCCGGCGACCGGCGCCGGCCTGCTCGGCGGTCGTGACTTCGTCGTGCTGGCCACCCGGGGTGGCGGCTACGGCCCGGGCGCCCCGAGGCACGGGTGGGACCACGCCGAGCCGTGGTTGCCGCACGGCATCTCCATGACCGGCCTCGAACCGCGGTTCATCTGCGCCGAACTGACCCTGGCGCCGGTCAACCCGGCCATGGCCGGGCTGATCCCGCTGTACGAGCAGAGCCTCGCGGACGCCGAGCGGGCCGTCGACGAGCTGTGGACGCCGGCGGGGGTGGCGGCCTGA
- a CDS encoding MarR family winged helix-turn-helix transcriptional regulator, giving the protein MSAVPVDDSEHRSGPLLEHLARRMRLRSESVLTPLGLRPRHLVALTVLRDSGGTGQQALAGTLQLDSTNVVGLLNDLEADGLIERRRSPQDRRRHVVRLTEPGVKRLREAECALAEAEDDVLSALAPRERDLLYDLLRRATQGHPSSCVEAVTENPDTC; this is encoded by the coding sequence ATGTCCGCCGTTCCCGTAGACGACTCGGAGCACCGCTCCGGGCCGCTGCTGGAGCACCTGGCCCGGCGGATGCGGCTACGCTCGGAGTCGGTGCTGACGCCGTTGGGCCTGCGCCCCCGGCACCTCGTCGCGCTCACCGTGCTACGCGACTCGGGTGGCACCGGTCAGCAGGCGCTGGCCGGCACGCTCCAGCTCGACAGCACCAACGTGGTCGGGCTGCTCAACGACCTGGAGGCGGACGGCCTGATCGAGCGCCGCCGCTCCCCGCAGGACCGACGTCGGCACGTCGTGCGCCTCACCGAACCCGGCGTGAAACGGCTCCGCGAGGCCGAGTGCGCGCTCGCCGAAGCGGAGGACGACGTGCTCAGCGCGCTCGCGCCACGTGAACGGGACCTGCTCTACGACCTGTTGCGACGGGCCACCCAGGGCCACCCGTCGTCCTGCGTCGAGGCGGTCACGGAAAACCCGGACACCTGCTGA
- a CDS encoding potassium channel family protein: MIHFPAQRRGPLSALSLRLAAAVGLVCAVVAAVYLGRAGYRDVNGDGLTLLDCFYYAVVSLSTTGYGDIAPASNSARLVNVLFVTPARVLFLIILVGTTLEVLTEQYRTGRRLNRWGRTVKDHVIICGYGTKGRSAISALLENGTDKSRIVVVERSGAAIRQATSEGLVAIEGSATRSGVLNEAHVRTAKAVIIATDSDDASVLVALTVRQLTAGQVRIIAAVREAENAPLLKQSGAHHVIVSSATAGRLLGLSTSAPPLIDVVEDLLTPGQGMALAMRSAERAEVGRSPRELDTLVIALVRRGKVVTLSDQAGAVIETGDMLVHVRDDRPQAASQV; encoded by the coding sequence GTGATCCATTTTCCCGCGCAGCGACGGGGGCCGCTCAGCGCGTTGAGTCTGCGCCTGGCCGCCGCGGTCGGCCTGGTCTGTGCCGTGGTCGCGGCGGTCTACCTGGGCCGCGCCGGCTACCGGGACGTCAACGGGGACGGTCTGACCCTGCTGGACTGCTTCTACTACGCGGTCGTCTCGCTCTCCACCACCGGGTACGGCGACATCGCGCCCGCCTCGAACTCGGCGCGGCTGGTCAACGTCCTCTTCGTCACCCCGGCCCGGGTGCTCTTCCTGATCATCCTGGTCGGCACCACCCTGGAAGTCCTGACCGAGCAGTACCGGACCGGCCGTCGGCTGAACCGGTGGGGGAGAACCGTGAAGGATCACGTCATCATCTGCGGCTACGGCACCAAGGGCCGTAGCGCGATCTCCGCGCTGCTGGAGAACGGCACGGACAAGTCCAGGATCGTCGTGGTCGAGCGCAGTGGCGCGGCGATCCGGCAGGCCACCTCGGAGGGGCTGGTGGCGATCGAGGGCTCGGCGACCCGGTCGGGGGTGCTCAACGAGGCGCACGTCCGCACGGCCAAGGCGGTGATCATCGCGACCGACAGCGACGACGCTTCGGTGCTGGTCGCGCTGACCGTCCGACAGCTCACCGCCGGTCAGGTACGGATCATCGCGGCGGTGCGGGAGGCGGAGAACGCGCCGCTGCTCAAGCAGAGCGGCGCGCACCACGTGATCGTCTCCTCGGCGACCGCGGGCCGGCTGCTCGGCCTCTCCACCTCGGCCCCGCCGCTGATCGACGTGGTGGAGGACCTGCTCACCCCGGGGCAGGGCATGGCGCTGGCGATGCGCTCGGCGGAGCGCGCCGAGGTCGGCCGGTCACCCCGCGAGCTGGACACCCTGGTCATCGCCCTGGTCCGGCGGGGCAAGGTGGTCACCCTCTCCGACCAGGCCGGCGCGGTGATCGAGACCGGCGACATGCTGGTGCACGTCCGGGACGACCGCCCGCAGGCCGCCAGTCAGGTCTGA
- a CDS encoding helix-turn-helix domain-containing protein — MSLLRRVIGGVLRRLRIGQGRTLREVAETAGVSVPYLSEVERGRKEASSEVLAAICRALGIRLSDLLEEARDDLRRLEPRTPVPQPRTLSGRRALPTGSRAAAGGKRVTPAGTRLSSAAARPGPTRPATPANQTPTARLAARRPAPTGRPGRPGNGHRTPLVSRRPTPVVGRPGVSGRHGVGPRVAIRHDAVPVLPRLVETYR; from the coding sequence ATGTCGTTGCTACGCCGGGTGATCGGTGGGGTCCTGCGCCGACTGCGCATCGGTCAGGGCCGCACCCTGCGTGAGGTCGCCGAGACGGCCGGTGTCTCCGTGCCCTACCTGTCCGAGGTCGAGCGGGGCCGCAAGGAGGCCTCCTCGGAGGTGCTCGCGGCGATCTGCCGGGCGTTGGGCATCCGCCTCTCCGACCTGCTGGAGGAGGCGCGCGACGACCTGCGACGCCTCGAACCCCGTACCCCGGTCCCGCAGCCCCGGACGCTCTCCGGCCGGCGGGCCCTGCCGACCGGCTCCCGCGCGGCAGCGGGCGGAAAGCGGGTCACGCCGGCCGGAACGCGTTTGTCGTCGGCCGCCGCCCGCCCCGGTCCGACCCGACCCGCCACGCCCGCCAACCAGACGCCGACGGCCCGGCTGGCCGCCCGCCGGCCCGCGCCGACCGGTCGGCCGGGCCGCCCCGGGAACGGCCACCGCACGCCGCTCGTCAGCCGCCGTCCCACGCCGGTCGTCGGCCGTCCGGGTGTCAGCGGCCGGCACGGGGTCGGCCCGCGCGTGGCGATCCGTCACGACGCCGTGCCTGTCCTGCCCCGGCTGGTCGAGACGTACCGCTGA
- a CDS encoding ATP-dependent Clp protease proteolytic subunit: MIGYGARMLDAGQPSFGDQVFQRLLRERIVFLGTEVTDESANQVCAQILLLAAEDSERDIYLYVNSPGGSVSAGMAVYDTMRYVRNDVATLALGFAGSMGQFLLCAGAAGKRYALPHSRIMMHQPSGGMGGTATDITIQAENMLHVKRTMQELIARHSGRTVAEIERDSDRDRWFTAEQAREYGLVDEVLTHAAQLPAR, encoded by the coding sequence ATGATCGGGTACGGGGCACGCATGCTGGACGCCGGTCAGCCGTCCTTCGGCGACCAGGTCTTCCAGCGGTTGTTGCGGGAGCGGATCGTCTTCCTCGGCACCGAGGTCACCGACGAGTCCGCCAACCAGGTCTGCGCGCAGATCCTGCTGCTCGCCGCCGAGGACAGCGAGCGGGACATCTACCTCTACGTCAACTCTCCGGGCGGCTCGGTCAGCGCGGGCATGGCCGTCTACGACACCATGCGTTACGTCCGTAACGACGTGGCGACGCTGGCGCTCGGCTTCGCCGGGTCGATGGGTCAGTTCCTGCTCTGCGCCGGGGCGGCCGGCAAGCGGTACGCGCTCCCCCACTCGCGGATCATGATGCACCAGCCCTCGGGCGGGATGGGCGGCACCGCCACCGACATCACCATCCAGGCGGAGAACATGCTCCACGTCAAGCGGACCATGCAGGAGTTGATCGCCCGGCACAGCGGGCGCACCGTGGCGGAGATCGAACGCGACTCGGACCGGGACCGCTGGTTCACCGCCGAGCAGGCCCGCGAGTACGGGCTGGTCGACGAGGTGTTGACGCACGCCGCCCAACTGCCCGCCCGCTGA
- a CDS encoding carboxymuconolactone decarboxylase family protein produces the protein MAHIELGVDEKIFPGISGPMRYRPETAKPLNELAEVLLRAPNSLTPGERELIAAYVSGLNECRFCCSSHSAFAAAQLDEGMTLVDQVRADPDSAPISTKLRALLRIAGAVQETGRKVTTELVGAARAEGATDLEIHDTVLIAAAFCMFNRYVDGLGTFAPEAPEAYEAVARRIVTHGYGSAVTTEG, from the coding sequence ATGGCGCACATCGAGCTCGGCGTCGACGAGAAGATCTTCCCGGGCATCTCCGGGCCGATGCGGTACCGGCCGGAGACCGCCAAGCCCCTCAACGAGCTGGCCGAGGTGCTGCTGCGCGCCCCGAACTCACTCACCCCGGGCGAGCGGGAGCTGATCGCCGCGTACGTCTCCGGGCTGAACGAGTGCCGGTTCTGCTGCTCGTCCCACTCTGCCTTCGCCGCCGCCCAACTCGACGAGGGGATGACCCTGGTCGACCAGGTGCGCGCCGACCCCGACAGCGCGCCGATCTCGACGAAGCTGCGCGCCCTGCTGCGGATCGCCGGCGCCGTCCAGGAGACCGGCCGGAAGGTGACGACCGAGCTGGTCGGGGCCGCCCGCGCCGAGGGCGCGACCGACCTGGAGATCCACGACACGGTGCTGATCGCCGCCGCGTTCTGCATGTTCAACAGGTACGTCGACGGTCTCGGCACGTTCGCGCCGGAGGCCCCCGAGGCGTACGAGGCGGTCGCCCGGCGGATCGTCACGCACGGCTACGGCAGCGCCGTCACCACCGAGGGTTGA
- a CDS encoding DUF1996 domain-containing protein, whose translation MRLTPRRDSADPTHRQPHLRRLGALAVALVTVLAGGAMTDRGTVDAQAATGPTGGDHSGHAYVLSPEQEAAALALQLAPVRGSEFRADCSSKGRSPDDPIVRWGQAGTSHVHEFFGNRTTDAYSTLTSLASGTTTCNPSVDLSAYWVPTLYQNGVPKAPEHVTVYYQGITDRLNVKPHPRGLKMVVGNPLATSADQNPAARWSCRGYPEASRDFMSCPAGSRLETYLDFPTCWDGKNLDSADHKSHMAFGIGGAGGYCPSSHPVPVPRLELLITYPVTGGGLSLAGTRNGANVTSAPGYTFHGDFFNAWNAAELQRRVTNCIVAGYICGNDGNPIQQ comes from the coding sequence ATGCGGCTCACCCCCCGGCGCGACAGCGCCGACCCGACCCACCGCCAGCCGCACCTACGCCGTCTCGGCGCGCTGGCCGTCGCCCTGGTCACCGTGCTCGCGGGCGGCGCGATGACCGACCGGGGCACGGTGGACGCGCAGGCGGCCACCGGCCCCACCGGCGGCGACCACTCCGGTCACGCGTACGTGCTGAGCCCGGAGCAGGAGGCCGCCGCGCTCGCCCTCCAGCTCGCCCCGGTGCGCGGCTCGGAGTTCCGGGCCGACTGCAGCAGCAAGGGCCGCTCGCCCGACGACCCGATCGTCCGGTGGGGGCAGGCGGGGACCTCGCACGTGCACGAGTTCTTCGGCAACCGGACCACCGACGCGTACTCCACCCTGACGTCGCTGGCCTCCGGCACCACCACCTGCAACCCGAGCGTGGACCTCTCCGCGTACTGGGTGCCGACCCTCTACCAGAACGGAGTGCCGAAGGCGCCGGAGCACGTCACGGTCTACTACCAGGGGATCACCGACCGGCTGAACGTCAAGCCGCACCCCCGGGGCCTGAAGATGGTGGTCGGCAACCCGCTCGCCACCAGCGCCGACCAGAACCCGGCCGCCCGCTGGTCGTGCCGGGGCTACCCGGAGGCCAGCCGGGACTTCATGAGCTGCCCGGCCGGCTCCAGACTGGAGACCTACCTGGACTTCCCCACCTGCTGGGACGGGAAGAACCTGGACAGCGCCGACCACAAGAGCCACATGGCGTTCGGCATCGGTGGGGCGGGCGGCTACTGCCCGTCGAGCCACCCGGTGCCGGTGCCGAGGCTGGAGCTGCTCATCACGTACCCGGTCACCGGTGGCGGGCTGAGCCTGGCCGGCACCCGCAACGGAGCCAACGTCACCTCCGCTCCCGGTTACACCTTCCACGGCGACTTCTTCAACGCCTGGAACGCCGCCGAGTTGCAGCGACGGGTCACCAACTGCATCGTCGCCGGCTACATCTGCGGCAACGACGGCAACCCGATCCAGCAGTAA